The following are encoded in a window of Cydia splendana chromosome 6, ilCydSple1.2, whole genome shotgun sequence genomic DNA:
- the LOC134791247 gene encoding uncharacterized protein LOC134791247, protein MLRLLLLMLCVSHARGEGDAILEPLLLAGAMPAAVCSGEEGQGCAGAVWARRWLLARASCLAQARLYRAPVLLRQGPERCRAFNGSEPPGLQALVSFMHPGYSLPALDDYEEPTTLEPLDAALVLLSAPAPPTRADNHSATIALLPHLSSWLRYVPLQVSPPRTRAPLFSSPLRLVLGTVVAPFTGLLLAFLLLLRWPEQTVKEALVEYEVLDDEAEADFKC, encoded by the exons ATGTTGAGGTTATTGTTATTGATGTTATGCGTGAGCCACGCGCGTGGCGAAGGCGACGCCATTCTGGAGCCCCTCCTCCTCGCGGGCGCGATGCCGGCGGCGGTGTGCTCGGGGGAGGAGGGGCAGGGCTGCGCGGGCGCGGTGTGGGCGCGGCGCTGGCTGCTCGCGCGCGCCTCCTGCCTGGCGCAGGCGCGCCTCTACCGCGCGCCCGTGTTGCTGCGACAGGGGCCTGAGCGATGCCGAGCGTTCAATG GTTCCGAACCCCCCGGCCTGCAAGCGCTAGTGAGCTTCATGCACCCCGGCTACTCTCTGCCCGCGCTCGACGACTACGAAGAGCCGACGACGCTCGAACCGCTGGATGCTGCCTTGGTGCTCCTGTCTGCGCCCGCGCCGCCTACGAGGGCGGACAACCATTCGGCCACCATTGCTCTGCTGCCACA CCTAAGCTCGTGGCTGCGCTACGTGCCTCTGCAAGTGTCCCCCCCGCGCACGCGCGCCCCGCTGTTCTCCTCCCCGCTGCGCCTGGTGCTCGGCACCGTGGTGGCTCCCTTCACCGGGCTGCTGCTCGCCTTCCTGCTGCTGCTGCGGTGGCCGGAGCAGACCGTTAAGGAAGCGCTGGTGGAATATGAAGTGCTGGATGATGAGGCTGAGGCTGATTTTAAATGTTAA
- the LOC134791252 gene encoding small ribosomal subunit protein mS33: MATNYAKYAQLIKHSSNYAQRMKRLSNRIFGEVAIPTNPKSMKVVKMFSAKPVHTNEEIIHYYPRHVETHALVLRLREYGLFRDEHQDFKEEMKRLRELRGKVKVWRRYADKEKTE; encoded by the coding sequence ATGGCAACAAATTACGCAAAATACGCTCAACTCATCAAACACTCAAGCAACTACGCGCAGCGAATGAAGCGCCTGTCCAACCGCATCTTCGGCGAGGTGGCTATACCCACAAATCCCAAATCCATGAAGGTGGTAAAGATGTTCTCAGCGAAGCCCGTCCACACCAACGAGGAGATCATCCACTACTACCCGCGGCACGTGGAGACGCACGCGCTGGTGCTGCGGTTGCGCGAGTACGGGCTGTTCCGGGACGAGCACCAGGACTTCAAGGAGGAGATGAAACGGTTAAGGGAGCTGCGGGGGAAAGTTAAGGTGTGGCGCCGGTACGCTGATAAAGAGAAGACGGAATAG